gtgcctgtgctctTAACAGGTGAGTTAATTAATTAGCCTTGACGTCAGACAAATTCCTTATTTGAAGCAAAGCAGAAAATAGGATGACCGGATTCAATAGAAAACAGTGCAGTGTACATTTTCGTCTATGCCACCAGATACTCCTttacctgcttcaaatgcattcaaTAGAAGGTGTCTGACGTCACACGACAAAGGCTAATAAGCTCATCTACCTTGCTGATGTTTTATGCTAATTACAATAAACTGGTTCAGTAACAAGATTGTATACTTTCAAAATctgaaatgcacacctctgctatGTAGACATACTATATGatatactgtgtactgtatatcataTTGTATATCATATTGTAGGTAGATATGAATTCATCTACCATCTACTATTTTATCTGTTTATTTTTCTCAAGTTGTATTCACtgacctacccccccccctcttcccttcccccCTGGTTGAGTGGTTGTGGTCTTAGAAATGTGGTCCTGCTcttatcctctctccctccccatcacctCTTCCCAGCCTCCCCGTGTAGAGTTACTGCGTGGTCACACAGGCGTGGTCCTCCTGTTGAGTGTGTTGGAGTTAGAGCTGTCTCCTTTCCGATCCAAGCGGTCGAGCGTTCCGTGACCTCGATCCCGGTCACGCTCCATGGTGGCAGTAGAGGACGGAGGCTGCTGGCCCATACcgccaccccctccaccaccaccaccaccaccaccaccggaggAAGACAGTGTGTTGAGGGTCGCCGTGCCGCTCTGCAGCGTGCCAGCCAGGTTGGACTTGGAGAGCGACGGCAGCGTGCCCGTCATGAGCACGCTGGCACCGCTGGCGCCCTCCTTGGTGGGGAAGTAGTTGTGCAGCTGGTACAGGCTGGCGCGGTCCACCGTGCCGTACATGGGCGGCTTCTCTCGCGACAGCGTGTACATGGAGATGTCGCCCACGCCGCCTCCGCTGCTGTGCTGCGTGTGCGGGTTGGGCAGGGTGGCCACGGAGAATGGCGGGGGACCCGCAGCCAAGGGAGGCCCGAAGTTCTTGGCGGCGGGCCCCGGCGAGTTTTCCCCGGATCGCGCCGCGGGGTCGGTGGAGCGTGAGCTGGAGCGGGAGCGACGTCGGAAGCGGTAGCTGGGAAGACGCAGCATGGCGGAGGTGGTGGTGCGGAGCAGGTCGGTGCGCGAGCGACAGCGCAGCTCCTTGTTGCGCTCGATGTAGATGTTGACGGCCAGGACGCCCACCACCTCGGCCAGGATGAAGGACAGGCCGCCGAAGTAGAAGCTCCAGCCGTACGAGTAGTGCCACTTCTTGTCCTCGTCCTTCTTCGGGGAGATGTCGCTGAGCGCCGCCGAGATGTACACGATCACGCCGATGATGTTGCTCaggcctggtggagatggagaagggggggtggagagatggagtgatagagatggatagggagagagagagagagcaaaagagagagaggaacagaaacagtaagaaagagagaaagagcaacagagatgaagggatagagagagatggagggtggtgGACAaacagatggagatagagagatgtggtgatagagggatggagagagagagagagagagagagagagagggatggagaaagagaaacagattgAAGGTGGGAGAAATAGAAAGGGAGGGAGTGAAAAGTAGAGTCAGATTGagacaaaaagagaaggaaaTGGACCAGGAAAAACAAAAGATACAGATTGAAGCAAAACGaccaaaagaaaaggaagaaaagagaacgATGGAGTGGTGTTGGAAACAGGGAAGGAGAAAAACAGCAATTAGGCAGAACGAGAGTGAGTTTGCCGGAGACGGAAGCAAAAATGGAGGAAAACGGGGAAATGAGGaaaatgacgaaaaaaaaaagaaaaaaaaaccgggACATTAAAAGTCAAAGTCGTTCCAACCCAATGAGTGAGTGCCAAGTTCCCCCTTTGATGTTATTTCCTTGATCTCTGGCCAGACGTTCGGAGCCAACCTTCTCCATATATAGTACTCGTGAGTCACATTACAGTCCTCATATAGCCCACAGTCGACCGGCCtgctctcagtgttgccagatgtgtctgatcaagtcacgcccaaaaggttctcaaaaaccgccaaaatgcgctaaattctgcccaaattcaacaaattacattgacttctatgggctcaaaacggctgaaccccccccccaaatggccaattttccccgtttttacccgcagacgctcatgcCAAgtagccgcccaatctggcaacacagcggGCCGCACTGCCAAGGGCTCTCACTACTGTCCCTCATTAAGCCATCAGTGAATTTCCAAGAAATCCTTCAAGAGTGGAAAGCCTATATTGCACCGCAATCACAGCCTTGGAGGAGGATGTCCAGAATGAAATGTACGTACTGTACTTCCCGAGGAGAAATAAGGGCTGCAGTATTTCACATCGTGTTATGACCACTGatttaatataataatacaatAGAGATTGAGACACTTCAGAATTGTTCTGGAATTTATACCTGCTGTGATTCTGTTTCCATCATCACAGTAAATTCCCAAGAAATACTTTCAAGAGGAGAAAGCTTTATAGCACTGCAATCACAACCATGGGGGGAGGGAGGATGTCTGGAACacaaaactgggaacactgatgatgggctagacccgaaacgtttgtcccctgtctgtcggttttatttacctttttcggctttgtttagtACAggttttgattctgcattcagctccagtgtgcgactcctttcttccttttcattatactgcccttggaaacgctcaggataagatattggcgcggacgccaccccaccattacttttCATATCATGGAGCCATACAACATTATGACTTTTCATTAAATGTATTTATGATAAACAAAATAGAGTGACGTTGGAAGAGTGTCTGCTTTTGGAATTGTATCTGCTGATTTTGTTTCAATTTATATATTGATCATTGACCCCAATTAcaaacagaaatgtgtgtatGACAGTGCCATAATGTGAAAAAATCTACATTCTGGCATGCAGTTGGAATGACTGTCTGTTCCCTTGTTTCTTGATTCACAAGTTCTCTAACTTCATTTTCTCCCCCTAAATTATGAAATTCTATCTCTGCTTCCTTTCTCTTCATTATGTCTTTACCAGAGATGATTAACATGGTtcgtaagttttttttttcaggaacaATATGATGTAAGTTTCTAAGCTGCCATACTATGGCAGCCATGTCCCTATAGGAGACTAGGAGACTAGGATAATgaatatagagctcgaaagtgacgtcacttcccccgatttcatgggacctcaacggcgtttttagccgaaaatcgtagcatgtaatccaatggcggtattaaaatgatatttcgatccccttcgagttgtgccacgggctccatatatgttgtttctgatatttttgcttaatttttcgtatgaacccccaaactttttagaaagctgtgtttcttcacatttttcatgccgacggcctcggaacaaaacattgatacttctgcatgaataatctttatctagcctcttaaacagcatatttgtagcccagcgcatatcatgactgagatcagaagatatttactctctaccatgttgttagatggtcagctaaggtcccgtgaaacgcggaactaaggggcgggactttcgagctctatagggcTTGATAGCAATGTCACACCCATTTAGGAGACTGGACTTGAGCccacactttgttgcattggtgactcATTCTATGCTTTTTCTTTTACCATATTGACTACCATATTGTTGTCTTTACCTCCTTGTGTACATGTATTTTGGCCCCACTGGCCCTCTATGCCTTACTTGCCTGTTGCCAGATGAATGGCTTCCGCCTTGCTTCACGAAAATCATCTCGATGTATGCCATACGCAATATAGATCGCAAGTCTGTGAAGGCGTGGTTTTATTTCcaaaatccttgcacgtgattggggaaaccACTTGTCTGACAAGTTTAATGAGGTGCCATTTTTACTATTTACAGATTCGAAAATAtagttgaaattacagaatcaatgtcgaccagtgagtccatgcgagcagCCATTGTCTGAAACCAATGCAGCGTTTgacttatttttcccttctccactaaaCTTTGACTGcattacatctctgaaaatcccgcGATCCTGATTGTGTCTTCTGCATTTTTGTCCTCTAGACCTTGGAGTAAGCTCACAAAGCTAAGCGGAGGGTTTAGTTGGCGGCCGCCGGCCCATAAGCTAATGCACTTGGGCGCATACTAACATACGCCATGAACGTCGACTTTCAGCGATTGGGCAACACTCATTTCAAATCAGAGCTGAGCTCACAcctcccacccaagcgctccCGGGCATCGAGGATCCCGACCGAacgtgaattacaaagtaattaatgtagtctggtaaaaccaggctagagtTATATCCCTCTCTTAGCCGCCTCATGCAATAATGGCCTACACCTACCTGCCGTTTGtggagagttacttgtgcacaatccctggtgctgaacaaaaagagtATGTATGttctgaaaaaaggttcgcacactcctttggatttttttcttctctaagttattttttcttctttttattcattcatttaatggcaatgacgtttcgacctctcggtcttcctcagattcctacACCTACCTGCCACCACGAATAAGATGCCGGCTCCCAGGATGATGTGCCTCTTGGTCTTGTAAAATCGGCTGGAGGCCACGCACACTccgcccagcagcagcaggatgGCACTCAGGATGGGGAAGATGCTGGAGGCTCGCACCACACCTGAGGAGAGGAAGCAtgtaagattagattagattagtcagtggttctcaaactttttgtattaagtaccacctgagaaaatattgagctctccgagtaccaccttgacaaccaacattagaatatcgcagtaaagggccatattcacttttgccagtcaataaaGGAGAGGTTcatatggcatcaacagctacagtcacattcagtacaagtttgtttttaaaattcttgcctagtattattctgcattatgttttcagattcgtacaattcaatattacaaaatgtgagaccaaagagacattctCAACtccaacaacttgatcagccttcaaatcaatgtacaaaaaatgaattcttccaagtaccaccagagatgtctcaaataccaccagtggtacacgtaccacagtttgagcaccactggattAGATCACTTTTATTGGTACCCAAAGGTATATTTGAATTGCCGTCAAGCGAGCTTCACTCATACAAAACATTTAGAACAtttaggacacacataacatgcAAGCAACCCACAATTAACAGTTGaaagatttttttggtcttttttttactttattcggtaggagcaaatggggagagagacagggaggggtcggcaaaggacccgggccgggattcgaacccgggtaagccgcatggcagacgagtgccctaccggttgaccaTGGCACGCAGGGCCTCATAATGAACATTTTAGAGAACACCAAAAATAACCTAGTGCAGCCTCTTTAAAAACACATGGTGTCACATAAAGTGACAGGGGACGTAAATCAGTTAAGTGTATTTATACACCGATTTTTACAGACTAAACAGTCACAGAAATGCTTCCCAATGGTATAGTAGTGAAGTGAATGTACTGCGTTTTAAACTGAGGAGAGTGAAAATGTAAATCAGTAcagtagagagaggtagagaatgaacctgatgaagcaacagtgaAACGCGCTGTTCGCCTAATAAACTTCTTCATTAGtcttcaacagacagacagacacttcaaCAATTACATATTAGCTGATAATACTGCTGTGGACCAAAATAGTTAAGTAATACTGATATTCTGTAGCAATAAGCAACCAATTGTCAAAGGGTTTTATACAGGTGTTTAATTCATCTTACGCTGCATGCACACTGCAGGTTCGCGTGCGCAGGGACGGGGGCAGCGTGAGCATGAAAGGTTTGAGGGCTGTTTAGTTGTCTCTTTCACACTTCACAGTCTCTACGTGCGTGTTCTATCTGCGGGAATGAGCATATAGTCCCAGCCTCCTACCCATATTTCAAGTGCATATGGCCATGGTCACGCATAATAAATGTGATTGTCCTAGCTGTTAAACTGCAAATGTATTGGCAGCTTACATGAATGACGATATGTGTGGTAGATgcagggtttttttgtatttgcAGACCAAAGGTTATGAAATTGACCAATTATTCAACACAATAAAATCTCCTGTGTTGTGCTAATAGCCTATGATAGCCCAGGTCCTTGGGGACTGGAGTTGTGAAGTATTTGGAGAGGGGATTGCTACAGAGACCTTGCTACAAAGATATTTTGTGGATATACAACAATAAACGTGGCCGATTATTCATACAATAGATTCAGAGTAGAGGTCCTACTGTACGCCTGTCTGTGCTATTAATTAATTCAACAGGTCTTCGCTTGGGctgtcattttcaatgggagcccgtCCATAGCACGTACACGCCCGCGGAGGAAAATAGACTCACATTCTATTTTCAAGTAGCAACAAGGACATGTCTGTGCTCCTGCTCAGGGCCCCGTCTGTGCTCTTGACACCGTGCTTCAGTGTGCAAGGAATAATCTGTTGTCATGTATtctaatgccttgttcacaccagtaGCAACCAACGCGAACggagcaacggaagtcattatttctctatggagggtgcacgaccagcgctaccagagcgaattcgccagacGCAAAgggaactgagcgaccagagcgaattttaacgattaaagtcaagctaatcttatggtaatgagataTGATGCGATTCGGCCAAAACCAATTGGAGTGTTCACATctcagaatgtcccaggctgtcaagcgaaagccgttatgtgattagctaaatcaaacatgtcaatgacgTGTCCAGAGCGAAtgcagcaaattcaaggcgaaacttcttctgctacatcagctaccaggcagcgtaattcgctcttggtctgaatgCTGCATAACTGTTTCGGACTGAGCAGCATGGAAACATCCGGACACGTTTCGCCTACGCCCCTCGCAGGcagtgtgcatgtaccgtcacacTTGGCTGAACTTTCTTGAAACTTTTTGATTCCACATAGGCTAGGCATCTTGGGAATTCAAGGTGGTCTATCAGACTAAGAACAAAGGAAATAAGTCAGAGAACAAAGGCAATAAAGTAGTGAACATCTTGGGAAATACTGCATGTGAAGACAAACTGAATTATGAAAAAGGGATGACTGAGATGAAGATGGGAGGATTGTTAAGGTACGGAACGGAACGGAAGAGTGATGGAACGTAGAAAGCAGAACAAATGCGTAGAATGGGAAAGACGTGTCATGTGTGAATACAAAGATAGAGTAATTGTTCTGCAAAGTAGCTTTCATTGCAGAAACTGCCTTTCTTTTAAAACTCggtccaacaacacacacacacacacacacacacacacacacacacacacacacacacacacacacacacacacacacacacacacacacacacacacacacacacacacacacacacacacacacacaggagacttaCGTAAGAGGTATTCTGCGGAATCCTGGTCATAGTCAGCATCTTCCGGGAAGTGATTGATCTGGGAGCACACCCCTCTTTTCAGCCctaagggagaggaaaagagggagaatcTGGAAACTGTATCTCCGTCTACCACTGGTGGACAGTAGTGAAGTATGTAATTAGTTTCTGTGCTTAAGTAGAACATGCATTTGTATTTGTACTTTACTTAAGTACTTTTATGTGGAGAAATTTTCTACTTtgacttcactacatttcaaaacaAAACTGATCACTTTTTACACAGTACATTAACCTTCCATTGCTTTTTATATTTTTAAACCAACACTAAAATAAACATCTGAAAGGTCAAAGGGCAGCGTGATGAACCATGATACCAATCAGCGCGCAATTAGTTGCTGTCCCGTTCTTCCTGTCGTGAATGTTAGTTTGGTGTGTGGGGTTGAGTGCGAAACGGCAAATGTGATTGACTGTTTCCTCTTCAAAGGGATAAGAACGTACCGGTAcatgttctttttaaaaatatatatatttttggggcttttatgcctttatctgacaggacagtgtgagttggtgacagagagacgggggaggattgggaaatgaccctggtcgGACTCGGACCGGGGTCCCCgttggcatgcaagcccaaatgtggggggcttagcgtgctgcaccaCATCGCCCCCAAGAATGTACATGTTCTAATGACTTATTCCTGTGATCCACACATCTTGTTAAGGGGTGTATTACCTCTATGTTCTTTGCATAGATTCTGTATTGGCAATTATCTGTGACTGACCTAATGTCGAGAGTGTTTCATTTTTGACTACCTATAATAAACACATAATTAAGTATTGAAACTTGCTTTTTAGTGTTATTGATACAAAACCACTTTGCCCTACTTAAAGATAATAGATAACTTTGGTATTTTGTGCTTGATAAACAGTAAGGCACTGTTTCATCGTTAATATGGTGATTGAGTAGAGGGTTGATGTGAAAGTAAAAATCCATCAGAACCATAACTCTTGTTTTAATTTTGCTTTTTATACTTGCGTATTATTTTTAAGGCAGGTACCTTTGTACTTCTACATGAGGTGAAaattactttcacttttactggaGTAATATTTAATGCAAggtatctgtaggcctacttttactcaGGTACACAGTTGGTGTACTTGGTCCACCGCCGGTGTCTTCAACCGACCTGCTTCATGCTATGATAGTGGCACTGCATTTGAAAAGCTCCTTTCACTACAAGACTCATTTTAATGTAGTTTACATAAATCTTAAGATTCTGCCAGTATCGGGGCAAATGGAACTATGTTAATGTTATCTGATTTTCCCCTTCCAAGTGCC
The Engraulis encrasicolus isolate BLACKSEA-1 chromosome 20, IST_EnEncr_1.0, whole genome shotgun sequence genome window above contains:
- the cacng8a gene encoding calcium channel, voltage-dependent, gamma subunit 8a; its protein translation is MEGTGRHMPPAMVWCERGIQVLLTTMGAFAAFTLMTVAIGTDYWLYARAFICNSTANSSTQDDPHNKDKKDPGALTHSGLWRICCLEGLKRGVCSQINHFPEDADYDQDSAEYLLRVVRASSIFPILSAILLLLGGVCVASSRFYKTKRHIILGAGILFVVAGLSNIIGVIVYISAALSDISPKKDEDKKWHYSYGWSFYFGGLSFILAEVVGVLAVNIYIERNKELRCRSRTDLLRTTTSAMLRLPSYRFRRRSRSSSRSTDPAARSGENSPGPAAKNFGPPLAAGPPPFSVATLPNPHTQHSSGGGVGDISMYTLSREKPPMYGTVDRASLYQLHNYFPTKEGASGASVLMTGTLPSLSKSNLAGTLQSGTATLNTLSSSGGGGGGGGGGGGGMGQQPPSSTATMERDRDRGHGTLDRLDRKGDSSNSNTLNRRTTPV